Below is a genomic region from Brassica rapa cultivar Chiifu-401-42 chromosome A08, CAAS_Brap_v3.01, whole genome shotgun sequence.
CGTAGGGCTTGCCACTGCTTCTACCCACTTAGAGACGTAGTCAACGGCGACAAGGATGTACTCGTTCTTGAAGGACGCAGGGAATGGTCCCATGAAATCGACTCCCCAACAGTCGAATACCTCAACCTCTAGAATGTAATTctgaggcatctcattcctcttgCTGATGTTCCCAAGTCGCTGGCATGCATCGCACCTGGCTACGTAGGCTTGAGCATCCCTGAACATAGTCGGCCACCAGAACCCTGCTTGGAGGACTTTAGAAACCGTTTTGAATGCAGCGAAATGACCTGCGTAAGATGAACCATGGCAGTGGTGCAGAATTCCTGGAATATCTGCCTCTGGAACACACCTTCTGAACAAACCATCCTTGCCTTGTCTGTACAAGAACGGTTCATCCCAAACATAACGCCTTGCCTCTCTCAGGAATTTCCTCTTGTCGTTTCCTGTGAACTTAAGTGGTGGCTTTTCAGCAGCTAGAAGTTAGCAATCTCAGCAAACCATGGGAGGTGAGGATATTGCTTTTGGATCAAGGCGACATGATGTTTCGAGATGTGAGAACAATCGGGCGCTTTCCTCGGAGGTTGTTCCGCGATGCTGGAACAGTCTGACATGGTTCTTAGAGATTGTTCCGCGTAACACAGACCAATCGCGTTGACGTGTTCAACTGGGTGTTCCTCATCAAGAGTTGTGTCGTCCTCAATCTTCATTCTGGACAGATGGTCAGCGACCCCATTCTCGACACCTCTCTTATCTTTTATCTCTAGATCAAattcttggagaagaagaatccacCTTAACAACCTCGGTTTCGCATCTTTCTTTGTGAGCAGGTACTTAAGAGCAGCATGGTCTGTGTGCACAATCACTTTAGATCCCACTAGGTAGGACCTAAATTTTTCGAAAGCAAAAACAATAGCCAGAAGCTCTTTCTCAGTTGTAGCGTATCTGCACTGAGCTTCATCCATAGTTTTGCTAGCGTAATAGATCACATGAAGTTTCTTGTCCTTACGCTGCCCAAGTACTGCTCCAACTGCAAAATCACTTGCATCAGTCATGATTTCAAAGGGTAGGTCCCAGTCTGGTGGTTGCACAACAGGTGCACTGACTAGAGCTCCCTTGATGGTGTGGAAAGCAGCTAGACACTCACTGTCGAAATCGAACTTGATCTCCTTACAGAGCAGTCTGGTGAGTGGTCTTGCTATCCTTGAGAAATCCTGGATAAACCGTCGGTAAAACCCAGCGTGACCCAAGAAACTCCTGATGGCCTTCACGTTTGTTGGTGGTTGCAAACTCATCATCACTTCGATCTTTGCCTTATCCACCTCAATTCCTTTCTCGGAGATCTTGTGCCCTAGAACAATCCCGTCTGTGACCATGAAGTGGCATTTCTCCCAGTTGAGTACGAGGTGTTTCTCCTCACATCTTTTAAGAACCCTGCACAAGTTTGACAAACAGACATTAAAGGAGCTTCCATAGACGCTGAAATCGTCCATGAAAACTTCCATAATGTCTTCAATCAGGTCAGTAAAGATCGACATCATGCAGCGCTGGAATGTTGCTGGCGCATTGCACAAGCCGAATGGCATTCTCCTGTAAGCGTACGTTCCGTAGGGGCATGTGAACGTCGTTTTCTCCTGATCGTCTGGATGGATGGGAATCTGAAAGAAACCTGAATAACCATCTAAAAAGCAGTAATATGGGTGGTTAGCCAATCTCTCAAGCATTTGATCAATAAAAGGGAGTGGGAAGTGATCCTTTCTAGTTGCTGCATTTAATTTCCTGAAATCTATGCACATGCGATGTCCTGTCACCGTCCTAGTAGGGATCAAttcattcttttcatttgtgaTAACAGTGATCCCACCTTTCTTAGGTACAACATGAACAGGACTGACCCATTTACTATCAGAAATCGCATAGATCACACCTGCTTCAAGAAGTTTCATTATCTCTTTCTTAACGACATcttttagattcgggtttaacctcctctgatgttcgacagaagtcattgattcatcttcCAAGTGGATTCTATGCATGCATAAATCAGGCGAAATACCAGGGATGTCAGCTAGCGAATATCCTAATGCCTTACGATATTTTCTAAGCTCGCATAAAAGCAATGCAGTTTCCACATTATTCAGCTCAGCATTCACAATGACAGGATATGTGGAATTCGGACCTAAGAAAGCGTACCTGAGCCCTTTGGGAAGGGGTTTTAGCTCAACTTTGGGAGCCTTGAGCTCGCTCCAGGGATCCTCTGGTTGGTCCGGTTTAGGGGTCGCTCCAGATGGAGTGGTCTCGCACCTGTTGATatcctcccccagacttagactCGCTACCATTCTCCCCATACTCCTTGCGGAGTCAAGCATCTTGGCATATCCATCAGCATCAATGTTCACCATACTCTGCTCGGCTTCAGCACGCACCAGTGCAAGTTCCAGTGGGTCTTCGGTAAGAATCTCCTCGATCATTCCTTCTTGTGGTTGGAGCGGATCAACCCCTTCATTGACCTCAAAGGTTTGTCCATCCAACATCGGCTTCTTTAGCAACTCATCCATTTCGAATTGCATAACTATGTCCCCAAGATTCAGATCAATCTTTCCCTGTCGCACATCAATGATAGCTCCGACAGTACATAAGAATGGTCTTCCCAAGATGAGGGGGTCCTTAGACTCTTCTTCCAATTCCAGAACAACGAAGTCTGCTGGAACAGTGGTGTTCCCTACTTTCACTTGGAGATCCTCTAGAATACCAACAGGAGATTTGACTGATCTGTCTGCGAAAACCAAGGACATCTTAGTTGGTTTGAAGTGCGTGTATCCGAGTCGTAAAGCGACAGAGTAGGGCATGAGATTCACGCTAGACCCAAGATCCACCAAGGAGCAGGCGAAAACTGTCTTCCCAATCTGGATAGAGAGGACAAATTTGCCGGGATCTCCTCGTTTTTTTATTTGCCTGTTCTGAAGCACTGCGCTGCACTCCTTGGAAACTGTCATGAACTCGCTCTCGTCTGATATTTTCCCTGAGATCAACCCCTTCATAAAGCTACGCATGGAGGGCATCATCTGAATCGCATCCATCAGGGGAAGTCGGACGGTTAGATCTTCCAGCATCTTCCTGCATTTTATTTCCTCCTTGTCCTTACGAGTGACCTTCGCTGGAACAGGGTAAGGGACTTTTGGAATGTATTCGCGAGGAGGAACAGCCTCTGGAATCGGGCGCACTGCTTCAGCCGGTTGTTCTGAGCGTGGCGAGGCTGTTTCAACTACCGGCTCTGTATTCCCCTCATCTGCTTGGTCGGCTGGTGGTTGCTCTGACTCTTTCTGCTTGCCTTTCTCAGCCGCGGTGAACCTTCTCCTTTCTGGCTCGGAAAGTTGCTTCCCGCTTCTTAGCTGAACCGCATTGCACTCCTTGGGGTTTTTGTCTGTTTTACCAGGTAGAGTACCTTGCTGTCTCTTGACACTCTCGGCAGTCTGAGCTATCTGAATGTCCATCTGTCTCATATGGCTTGCGACATTATCATATTTGGTGCTCAGGTCTCCGAACATATGGTTCATCCTAGTATTGATCTCGGTAGTGACCTGGTTCAGCGCTTTCCCTTGGAGCTGTTGTCCTTGGAGGAGTTGCTGCAGCATGGTTTTAGTTTCATCTTGCGGAACAGCGACAGGGGTGGAGGTAGCGACTTGAGTGTTCTGGTGGTTCTGTATTTGAGGCTGATTGCTCTGCGGTTGGCTTAGAACATATGTTCGGGGTTGATAGTTCTTCTGATATCCCGAATACTGGCCCTGGTTGTTCTGCGCCGGATCAACTTGTTTGTCCTGCTTAGGCCAGAAAAGTTGTGGATTGTTCCTTACGTTAGGGTTTGGGTGATAATTCTTCAGCTGCCACCCTTGTCCATTTACGTAACTCACTTCCTGCTGATCGTCTCCTGCCTGCTCAGCTTCAAACGCCTTGTCCCCCGCACTCTTCTCAGGAGTTGCTTCTTCCATTATGAAGACCTGGCTCTGGTTTCCCTTCAGCAGTTGGTCCACCTTCGCCGCTAGATCGTCTATGCTGTTCACACTTTTGGAGCGATCATGCTCCTTGTTCTTGTTGAGTGAACTGGaagccatgttctcaatcaaCGCGAATGCACCAGGGGTGGTCTGAGTCATGAAGTCTCCGTTACTAGAGGAATCGAGGGTGTTCCGGTACTCATAGCTCACTCCATCGTAGAACACCTCCAATATGTAATCGTCATCAAACCCGTGGTGTGGACATTCCCTCTGGTACTCTTTATACCTCTCCCAAGCTTCATAAAAGGGTTCATCAGATTTCTGCTTGAAGTTGGAGATTCTATGCCTTAGAGCCGCGGTTTTGGACTTTGTGTAGAAGTGGCTCAGGAATGCTGATCGAACCTGATCCCATGAGGTTAGAGAACCGGTTGGGAGAGATTGCAGCCAACGTGCAGCTTTCCCTTCAAGAGAAAATGGGAACAGCGTGCACTTGACGTAATCCGGTGGCACTCCATTTGAGCGAGAGAAATTGCAGATCCTCTCAAAGGCCTCTATGTGATCCATTGGTATGTCTGAAGTGAGGCCACTGAATGTGCTCTTCTGTACCAGACCAATCAGTGCAGGTTTGATCTCATAATCCTGTCGAGTACAGGGTGGAGGGTTGATGGGGGAGCGGTTAGTAGCAAAATTCCTCGGAAGGTTTCGCTCCCCAATAAGAGCACCACGCTCCTCTCGCGCAGCGTTCTCGGCTGCTTGCTCTTGTGCAGCTTGTTGCTGATTCTGGATGGTTTGCTGCATCTGCTGCATCTGCTGTTGCTGATTCTGCATTTGTTGTTGAATGAGTGCCAATGCAGCAGTGAGGTCATCCATATTGCCATGATCACCCATGTTGGTGTCGGTTGTTCTTGGCTGTTGACGGTTCTGTCTTTCTAATCTTGCGAGTTCTTCGTTAGTCAGCTGATGTAGTGGTCCTTGTGCGTtgctccgagtatgtctactggtcatgcacttGGATCATCTGTTCCAACAAAGAAGTAAAGCAAGTTAGATATCTCAGACTAAATattaaactgaaaaataaaggtaaaagcTTAGTCCCCGTCGCAACGGCGCCAAAACTTGATACACTAAAAATGAATCCTTGCTACTGTCAAGTTAACAGTggtaattgtaatatttgagattcaatccagaggaccagttTACTCTTTACTCTTATGAGTTCAATGTCAAGCTGAGAAACAAGTGGGTTTTGAGAATTAATTGCGACAAAAGTAACAAGAATGCCTAGGTAATTTGAATTCAATTTAAATGAAGCTGGCTTAGGGTCAATAATCGGATGTTACTTGCAGAACTGAACAACTATTCAAGTGCGATGAAATGCGATCTAGAACTCAGATCACTCAGCTGGAACAACTCACTATCGTGATCTTGATCCCTATGCGAGTCGGTCTTGAATCCTAAGCTCTCGCTTGGAACAAGACGCGAAAGCAAGCTTTAGATGCGAGATCTGATTAGTTCACTtaataccctaatatctactctcgctgattagggatactaAGCTCATTCAATATAGGTCGACTTATCTCCTAACGGTTAGCTAGAGGATTAAATCATAGATCCAACATTAAGTGATCAGTTCAATGCAGGCAGTAAGATCAATATGAATGAAGATAGTTGAGATCACTTATTTGTGTTCAGTTCATGCGGCTAACACCCTACAACCCTAAGCAAGCTTTGCCTACTACTCAATCATTAAGCAGGATGACACAAACAAGATTTCTGAATAATACtgcatataaaataagtaaaaagacaAAGGGTTCAGGGAATCTTCTCGTGAGaatgagagatggagccttctcccttacaagttgcgTAAAATCCAAAAGAGTAATCTAGGTTTCTTGTAAAACTCGTGTGTCCTCTTAGAAAACGATAGCCTCCCCCTTTATAGGGAGGCGCTGGTGATAGGAgaataagagaaagagaaagtcgaAACTAGGGCAAACTCCAGAATAGGAAGTTTCCTTAATGAACGGGAGCAGTCTAATGCTTGATCTCTTCGGGAGCAACCCTTGGGTTGTTCTAAATGACTGTTCCACGTTGAATCCTTCGAAACAGCATCAGACTTCCTGAAACTCTCTCCTTTACTCTTTCACCTGTTCCCAACCTAGAATGATGTAAATTAAACAcgaattaggactgaaaatgagCTCAAAGTGCACATGTATTGGTATTAAAAACACCACATATCAGACGTCTAAGTTTTCGGTTTAGTTGTTGATATATGTATGAAAAGAAAGAATCAATTTAGGAGACGTGACACTGTTTTGTATGAGTGATAATATACTGATACAATTATATTTAGGTTTTGAGAAGAAACAATTTGGGGTTTATTAGATTCAGAAACGAATTAGGGATTTATGTTAAGAGAAGATGATTTGGAGGTTTAATAATAGTAACTATTAGTATCTATATAAATCAACGGAACTATAAGTGGTCTAGTGGTTCAGCTTTGTAACAAGTGTATCTTTGGTGACGAGTTGGATTCACGGGTTGagaacattttttaaaaaatttaaaaacgacGTCGTATGAACTTAACAGAGATTATAGATGGAAGACTAATTAACACCGTTAACTTAATCTGTTAACCATTTTAACAACATATTAATAAATGTTTAGTCAAAATATGTTAGAAGTTAAAACGGCTAATCAAGATAAGTTGATGATTTAAATTGTCCACAAAAAAGTTCATGTTTTTTTCAACCAAATTTGAAAGTTGGTGATTTAAATGACAGTTTTCCTCACTTTCAttatatatcaatttttttttttttttttttgtcagcacacaaacagactcatatagactctgtgaaccaaactgGAAGCTCCGCATCCATATGGACTACAAACGAGGGTTGCTTTCTTGCActgcgtgctagactatccTCACTTTCattatatatcaattaaaataCCAAATTTGCTGTCACGATTTAAAAACCTAGTTTTAATTTCATCTTAAAATCACTGCATGTAgacatttaaaaaatttcatgtGGTATATACACAAGTTTATAGTCTTGTTCTTAGTCAAAtgtcatttaaaatattattacagTCATGAATAGATATTTAAGAAATATGAatgtgattttaatttttataattgtttcaggttcattttattgttattattattaaaaaagtgTGGAGAAATTATAAGGCTCttctaaaaaacaaaaaaaaaaaactgatagaTTTTACTTTAATTTTTGTGAACActgtatttttttcaaattttaatgttttaataatttgaaaaaataatattttatataagattttttccttttgtttatatagggtCCGAATATTTTCAGCGGAACGGAAATAATGCACTACGGGAGGGATAATGTGTTACCATTCAACCAAgctttttgattttattttgtttaaaaaaaacaaagaaataaaacgcAGAAAATGAAGTGCGGGATGTGCTTGTACCTTACCTTCAACTCCACCACCCAGTTggttatctctttttaaattcttcaTCGTTTTAACGAAAAAGATATTTAATGGGGTAGCATGAATGTgctaaacataaaaattttccATATTTAATCTTCTATATATTAATTCTGGAgcattataacatattttagtAATCACGTATCATCACtatgatgattcttagaatcttaaaaaaataagttggtccttataaatatatattatacttttttattaaactagatatcaaattaattagtagtgtacaaaataatattctcaattatttccttaaaattacaaaattacctaatatgattaacatatatatgataattaatgatttttaataatacatatttgataataatttttgtaacctctctctttttgtttaattttatattattaaaaaaataaaacaatcacattaagtatataataaaaaaattagattttttctaatatgttatatatattttttttaaactataaattactaaaaatggtaaaagtcccatattaaaaattttgtgatcaacggtttaatttttttttgttcaagcaagatacaaatgatcataaatcgtatgaatatgaactCTCATTAATCGatattcatatttatatatacattaatatcatttaattaaattatatactatatgaaatatataaatatgttaatttcaaaaatttgcattgaaaaactattgtgattttaatattttaattttgaaatttgtattgatatatatatctcacattaaaagttttgttattaacggtttaaatttttgttacaataaatatacaaatatgataaaattatatgagtaggaattgtcaataataaatatttatattaaaatatactatgtgtatctatgtcaatatcaataacgtttaattatataccatataaagcaaaataaagtgactgttttgatttatttaccaaaaatatgattgtaaataaacaaaatttattgattttgatttatgtacttattctaatgtatatacttttatgtatacaaattattttaaatatgtggtttctaatatgttatttgatcctGACAATCCGAGAAATACACTTTTTCAAATCGAAGTGGtttttaatattggaagcactatatgtttttttcattcagattaaatattttagtcttgatttttatttctaaaaatattttaattaaatatcatgACAAAATTTCAGTCACCTTCTTTTGAGTTTGCtcgaagaatgagagatttaatcattcgtctaatatttgtttattcCTAATATCCTATCTATctattataattttaagaatgagagatttgaactatttattattaattttctggtttatcatttaataaatcaaacagttcttactttatacatagtttacatatactaaaatagtacaatattatattttttatcggTATAGTCTTAATTAATTAAACCTCAAAACTGtaggttaataaaataaataatttgttttgttcatctagaattagatgatttttagaccgaatggtaaatatatactagacatatatttatacttcgagtctgcacttatattctataacaacttgatatattagatttgaacattaATATGTGAATATAATTTGCTtttgattttcttcaaaatttttgaTTATTAGATGTTTATCTGAAGTTGAATTAATTTTTACAGATATCAACCATCTTTTTTAATTGATATTTATGTAATTCACCGAATTCacggaatttaaaaaaaaaaacaaaattcacatCACTGAAAAGTAGACTATTATCTACTGTCTCATTTATTATCTACTGACACTGTATAtatcattaaatattttatcttcATCTACACTTCGGCTTCACGTGGACATTTAATATTTTCTGTGATACTAAACATCATTATCATCCTATCTCATTAACTCAAAGTAAtgcaagtctttttttttttttaaacagggTAATGCAAGTCTTATGAAGAACAGAAGAGGAGTTGCAGTGCCGCCTAGTGCGGCAGTGCAAATGCACAAGTCCCACATTTTTGGTTCaacttttttaattgttttaagaCTTTCAATTTTggaatttctatattttaaggatctaatttttaaattgacTATCAATTATTATtaggaaaggaaaaaaaatatgcaCATGGCCTACTAATCTTTTAAGCCGGGCCTAGATAGAAGAGTTAAAGAACCAAAGTAATAAGGAACATCTGTTATAACCAGGTTACCAGCAGATTTTTATTACACGTCCTGCGAACCCAAACAACCTCCATAGGTGCTAAATTTTTTCCGCCACTGTCTAATATCTCGGATCACCGGGTTCTGTTATCACCTTCAAAATGTGCATATATATACCATTTGTGTCCAAACAAGTTTAGATAACCATGAGGAAAGCTTTGTAACTCAGTTTCCAAAACTTATTTGCTGATGATGATTCCATACTTTTTCTTGCTTCAAAATATAATCCTTGTGAATCTCGTAAGATCTAAGTTATTGACGAAGTTAACCCATTTTCTTGAGATTGGCAATGGCAGTTGTATTTCACATAACTTTGTCTTGGACGACTCCATGTCATTTATACCCACGTACTTTatcaaaaatcatttataaccACGTGCCTGtgttaaatttgaaaaagtctactacttcaaaattttagttttcttgGTTCTGAGTTTCTGACTATCTGGAACTTCTGCTAGACTTGCCCCGAGATAAGATTCTTCTATTTTTATCGGATAACATTTCCAAGTGGTAGTACTAGGGCTGGAATTTTTAGAACCGAAATTTAGGTTAGTCCGATGAGAAGTTCAGTTCGATTctgtatatttataaaaaaaacattagttttCGGTTAGGTTCAGTAAtcggttagttcggtttttcaaaaaataattttgttaaccAAATTTCGTACAGAAAACCAGAATTAATCAAAATTTCGAAGAGAGGTAACCAAAATTATCCAAATATTTCGAATC
It encodes:
- the LOC117127345 gene encoding uncharacterized protein LOC117127345; the protein is MTSRHTRSNAQGPLHQLTNEELARLERQNRQQPRTTDTNMGDHGNMDDLTAALALIQQQMQNQQQQMQQMQQTIQNQQQAAQEQAAENAAREERGALIGERNLPRNFATNRSPINPPPCTRQDYEIKPALIGLVQKSTFSGLTSDIPMDHIEAFERICNFSRSNGVPPDYVKCTLFPFSLEGKAARWLQSLPTGSLTSWDQVRSAFLSHFYTKSKTAALRHRISNFKQKSDEPFYEAWERYKEYQRECPHHGFDDDYILEVFYDGVSYEYRNTLDSSSNGDFMTQTTPGAFALIENMASSSLNKNKEHDRSKSVNSIDDLAAKVDQLLKGNQSQVFIMEEATPEKSAGDKAFEAEQAGDDQQEVSYVNGQGWQLKNYHPNPNVRNNPQLFWPKQDKQVDPAQNNQGQYSGYQKNYQPRTYVLSQPQSNQPQIQNHQNTQVATSTPVAVPQDETKTMLQQLLQGQQLQGKALNQVTTEINTRMNHMFGDLSTKYDNVASHMRQMDIQIAQTAESVKRQQGTLPGKTDKNPKECNAVQLRSGKQLSEPERRRFTAAEKGKQKESEQPPADQADEGNTEPVVETASPRSEQPAEAVRPIPEAVPPREYIPKVPYPVPAKVTRKDKEEIKCRKMLEDLTVRLPLMDAIQMMPSMRSFMKGLISGKISDESEFMTVSKECSAVLQNRQIKKRGDPGKFVLSIQIGKTVFACSLVDLGSSVNLMPYSVALRLGYTHFKPTKMSLVFADRSVKSPVGILEDLQVKVGNTTVPADFVVLELEEESKDPLILGRPFLCTVGAIIDVRQGKIDLNLGDIVMQFEMDELLKKPMLDGQTFEVNEGVDPLQPQEGMIEEILTEDPLELALVRAEAEQSMVNIDADGYAKMLDSARSMGRMVASLSLGEDINRCETTPSGATPKPDQPEDPWSELKAPKVELKPLPKGLRYAFLGPNSTYPVIVNAELNNVETALLLCELRKYRKALGYSLADIPGISPDLCMHRIHLEDESMTSVEHQRRLNPNLKDVVKKEIMKLLEAGVIYAISDSKWVSPVHVVPKKGGITVITNEKNELIPTRTVTGHRMCIDFRKLNAATRKDHFPLPFIDQMLERLANHPYYCFLDGYSGFFQIPIHPDDQEKTTFTCPYGTYAYRRMPFGLCNAPATFQRCMMSIFTDLIEDIMEVFMDDFSVYGSSFNVCLSNLCRVLKRCEEKHLVLNWEKCHFMVTDGIVLGHKISEKGIEVDKAKIEVMMSLQPPTNVKAIRSFLGHAGFYRRFIQDFSRIARPLTRLLCKEIKFDFDSECLAAFHTIKGALVSAPVVQPPDWDLPFEIMTDASDFAVGAVLGQRKDKKLHVIYYASKTMDEAQCRYATTEKELLAIVFAFEKFRSYLVGSKVIVHTDHAALKYLLTKKDAKPRLLRWILLLQEFDLEIKDKRGVENGVADHLSRMKIEDDTTLDEEHPVEHVNAIGLCYAEQSLRTMSDCSSIAEQPPRKAPDCSHISKHHVALIQKQYPHLPWFAEIANF